From Hymenobacter sediminicola:
GAGCGCTGTAGTGAATACCCAGCGCGCCAACGTAGGCCAGACCCAGGCGCGCCTGCAGCAGCTGGTTGCGAATGCCAAGCAAACAGAGCTGACCTATCGCCGCAATGCCTCGCTCTACAAGCAGAAGGTGATTTCGCAGGCCGACTTTGAAGCCGCAAAGGCTGCCTACGACGCCTCGCAAGAAGAGCTGAACAGCGCACGCGCCAGCATCCGGGCGGCGCAAAGCAACGTGGCCAGTGCGCAGGCTTCGCTGGAAGATGCTCGCAAAAACCTCAACAAAACCACTATTTACGCGCCCGTAAGCGGCACCGTAAGCAAGCTGAACGTGGAGAAAGGCGAGCGGGTGCTGGGTACTTCCCAGATGGCCGGCACCGAAATCATGCGGATTGCCAACCTCAATTCGATGGAGGTACGTGTGAACGTCAACGAAAACGACATCATCAATGTGCACCTCGGTGACTCGGTGGAGGTGGAAGTTGACTCGTATGCCAGCAAGGACGAGAAGTTCCGCGGCCTCGTGACCAGCATTGCCAACACGGCCAAGGATGCTCTTACGGCAGAAGCCGTAACCGAATTTGAAGTGCGTATCCGGCTGCTGCCCGACTCTTACCGCCACCTGTTGCGCACGGTAAGTGGCCGCACAGTGGTGCCTTTCCGGCCCGGCATGACGGCTTCCGTTGATATCATCACCGACCGTAAAACTGGTGTGCTGAGCGTGCCGCTTTCCGCCGTAACTACCCGCTCCGACAGCGCCATGGCCGCCAGCGGTGCTACTGCCAGCACCGGTCCCCGCGTGCGGGTGGGTGGAGTAGGCGGCAAAGGGCGAAGCGGCGCAGAAGCTGAAACGACTCCAAAAACCAGCGACGTACAGGAAGTAGTTTTTGTCATTCGCAATGGAAAGGCTGTTATTACGCCGGTTAAAACAGGCATCAGCGACTTTCAGAACATCGAAATCCTGAGTGGTCTGCAGGCCGGCGACCAGGTAGTAAGTGGCCCGTTCCGGGCTGTAGCCAAAACGCTGAAAGCGAATGAGGCAGTAGTAATAAAAGATGCCAAGAGCCTCAACAAGGAAGCGCTGAAAGAAGGGCCCGAGGAAAACAAGTAGGCTAGTCCAGACTTCGCAGAAAGCCAGCTAGGTGGTTTCTGCGCGGCTGACATACGAGAGGTGACCGTTGCGCTCCAACAGTCACCTCTCGTTTTTTTTAGCTAAACTGCCCGTTAAAGGCTGAAAATGCCGTTTCGGCGTGTGCTCTGCTGCCGGGTTTCCAGCGTTTTCGCTTCTTCCGCACCCTCATCTACTCATTCCCACCTTGGAAAAAATAGCTATGCTGGGCGGTGGCTCCTGGGCCACGGCACTCACCAAGATTCTATCCGAAAACGGCGCACGTGTTGGCTGGTGGCTGCGCTCTAAAGACGATGTGCAGCACCTGCGCACCACGCGCCACAATCCCCGGTACCTGTCGTCGGTGGCTCATGACCTGACCCGTGTGTTTCCTTCCACCGACCTGGAGGAAGTTGTAAAGGATGCCGACTGGCTGGTGCTGGGCGTGCCAGCGGCCTTCGTGCAGAGCGTGCTCGATAAGCTGGACCGGGATGCGCTGAAAAACAAACGGGTTATCTCGGCCATTAAAGGCATGATTCCGGGCAAAAACGTGCTGGTGACTGACTACGTAGCCGACCGGTTCCGGCTGCCACCTTCGCGGCTGGGCGTAGTAGCCGGGCCCTG
This genomic window contains:
- a CDS encoding efflux RND transporter periplasmic adaptor subunit, which translates into the protein MKNNRLLYILLAVIILLIGGYVVGKKQGWWGKPTGTEVTAAKAATVNIVEKVSASGKVQPETEVKISPDVSGEIIELYVQEGDSVKKGQLLLRIRPDNYQALVNQQSAVVNTQRANVGQTQARLQQLVANAKQTELTYRRNASLYKQKVISQADFEAAKAAYDASQEELNSARASIRAAQSNVASAQASLEDARKNLNKTTIYAPVSGTVSKLNVEKGERVLGTSQMAGTEIMRIANLNSMEVRVNVNENDIINVHLGDSVEVEVDSYASKDEKFRGLVTSIANTAKDALTAEAVTEFEVRIRLLPDSYRHLLRTVSGRTVVPFRPGMTASVDIITDRKTGVLSVPLSAVTTRSDSAMAASGATASTGPRVRVGGVGGKGRSGAEAETTPKTSDVQEVVFVIRNGKAVITPVKTGISDFQNIEILSGLQAGDQVVSGPFRAVAKTLKANEAVVIKDAKSLNKEALKEGPEENK